The Streptococcus pluranimalium genome contains a region encoding:
- a CDS encoding nucleoside phosphorylase: MLLEEFEPGRAVIEPENLSLESGKADFMVREVCDILIYSFNGEIVDIIRQHPDVYEGGFIKSLNGKHPWYIYEEDGFKVAVMLACIGAPMAVGNLEELKVVGFRQFIVLGSCGVLDKNMATDKIILPQTALRDEGTSYHYAPASDEISYDERCLVKMETSLRQAGIDCLRTKAWTTDAFFRETADKVKRRMLAGAKVVDMEAASIMAWAQYRKADVYQFFYTADYVDHLNDEWDQRHAERITDVMVFFDIAMTIAREL; this comes from the coding sequence ATGCTTCTTGAAGAATTTGAGCCTGGACGTGCTGTCATTGAGCCTGAGAATCTGTCTCTGGAATCAGGGAAAGCAGATTTCATGGTTCGTGAAGTCTGTGATATATTGATTTATTCCTTTAATGGAGAAATTGTTGATATTATCCGTCAACATCCAGATGTATATGAAGGTGGCTTTATTAAGAGCTTGAATGGCAAACACCCCTGGTATATCTATGAAGAGGATGGTTTCAAAGTAGCTGTTATGTTGGCTTGCATTGGAGCCCCCATGGCAGTAGGGAATCTGGAAGAATTAAAGGTTGTCGGTTTTCGGCAGTTTATCGTTTTAGGCTCCTGTGGCGTACTGGATAAAAACATGGCAACAGATAAGATTATCCTGCCTCAGACAGCACTTCGTGATGAAGGGACTAGCTATCATTATGCTCCAGCTAGTGATGAGATTTCTTATGATGAGAGGTGCTTGGTTAAAATGGAAACTTCTTTGCGACAAGCAGGTATTGATTGTTTGAGAACTAAAGCCTGGACTACGGATGCTTTTTTTCGTGAAACAGCTGATAAGGTCAAACGTCGTATGCTTGCGGGTGCTAAAGTTGTTGATATGGAAGCTGCCTCAATCATGGCTTGGGCTCAATATCGTAAGGCTGATGTTTATCAGTTTTTCTATACAGCTGACTATGTCGACCATCTTAATGATGAGTGGGACCAGCGTCATGCGGAAAGAATCACAGATGTTATGGTATTTTTCGATATCGCTATGACGATTGCTAGAGAATTGTAA
- a CDS encoding histidine phosphatase family protein, whose protein sequence is MTETKLYIARHGKTMFNTIGRAQGWSDTPLTAFGEEGIRELGIGLKEAGIPFKAAFSSDSGRTMQTMEIILRETENESLPYKRDKRIREWCFGSLDGGYDGDLFQGVLPRTVAFADGRSLDEMPYPDIAQSIVEVDTANWAEPWEVLSKRIYDGFEAMAQEIEAQGGGNAIVVSHGMTIGTFMWLIDNNQEKQRIENGSISVVTYKDGKFKIETVADLSYREKGREIIDANEK, encoded by the coding sequence ATGACAGAAACGAAATTGTATATTGCTAGACACGGAAAGACTATGTTTAATACAATTGGTCGCGCTCAAGGGTGGTCGGATACTCCTTTGACTGCTTTTGGTGAAGAAGGCATCAGAGAACTCGGTATTGGTTTGAAAGAAGCTGGTATTCCTTTCAAAGCAGCTTTTTCAAGTGATTCTGGTCGTACGATGCAGACCATGGAAATTATCCTTCGTGAAACTGAAAATGAAAGCCTTCCTTATAAACGGGACAAACGCATTCGTGAATGGTGTTTTGGTAGTCTAGATGGTGGATATGACGGCGATCTTTTCCAGGGAGTTCTTCCAAGAACGGTTGCTTTTGCGGATGGCCGTTCCCTAGACGAAATGCCTTACCCAGATATTGCTCAAAGTATTGTAGAAGTTGATACTGCTAACTGGGCAGAGCCATGGGAAGTTTTAAGTAAACGTATTTATGATGGCTTTGAAGCGATGGCACAAGAAATCGAAGCCCAAGGTGGCGGTAATGCTATTGTTGTTAGTCACGGTATGACAATTGGTACTTTCATGTGGTTGATTGACAACAATCAAGAAAAACAACGTATTGAAAATGGCAGTATTTCAGTCGTGACTTATAAAGATGGCAAATTTAAGATTGAAACAGTAGCGGATTTATCTTACCGTGAAAAGGGAAGAGAGATTATCGACGCGAATGAGAAGTAA
- a CDS encoding GHKL domain-containing protein, with product MSIVAFKDLLVYVIIWYMYWLIFSHTSGITISKRLFVPLSILLLGVVYHYQLLGYSLSVLLFCGIYYFYYPREHLSKYLFYSFFPVVTVDIFSRMMALYVISPLLDLTPEALNNNTMLLSISYGAVFPIYYFLNKILDLDFQRIQNGKTARKRFLARIFNLLLVTYHIMLASTTIIRIISPKLDGSFFEPLLTMADGIWLYRQQLVFVFVVFYFWLLSEINHETKIEMDRKLKKAQADKIKALEDYNQQIEWLYNDIQQFKDEFDRTFEELRVLIDQGDVKAISDAYGRMIAGRQVAIDQSQYELGRLVNLKVSPIKSILSAKMIEAQSQNIEAFLEIPDVITDIYMGALDLVIILSVFLDNAIEAAREAKRPHVSVAFFEREDSQLLIVENSVTKNSVDISKIFHAGYSTKGPNRGIGLSNVQRILENYPQTMLSTKTGQHSFTQILEMRQES from the coding sequence ATGAGTATTGTAGCATTTAAAGATTTACTAGTTTATGTGATTATTTGGTATATGTACTGGTTGATTTTCTCACATACTAGCGGCATTACGATTTCTAAAAGACTATTTGTCCCTTTGTCAATCTTATTATTAGGCGTTGTTTATCATTATCAGCTTCTGGGGTATTCGTTAAGTGTTCTCCTTTTCTGTGGCATCTATTATTTTTACTATCCTAGAGAGCATCTTTCCAAGTATCTTTTTTATAGTTTCTTCCCAGTTGTGACAGTTGATATCTTTTCGAGAATGATGGCTTTATATGTCATCTCTCCGTTATTAGATCTGACGCCAGAGGCTTTAAACAACAATACCATGCTTTTATCTATTAGTTATGGAGCGGTTTTTCCTATTTATTATTTTTTGAATAAAATTTTAGATTTGGATTTCCAGAGAATTCAAAATGGAAAGACGGCTCGTAAACGATTCTTGGCTAGGATTTTTAACCTTCTTTTAGTGACTTATCACATTATGTTAGCGAGCACTACAATCATCAGAATCATATCACCTAAATTGGATGGTTCATTTTTTGAACCTCTATTGACGATGGCGGATGGTATTTGGCTGTATCGTCAACAATTGGTGTTTGTATTTGTTGTGTTTTATTTTTGGTTGCTATCTGAGATTAATCATGAAACAAAAATAGAGATGGATCGAAAACTAAAGAAAGCACAAGCTGATAAAATTAAGGCTTTAGAAGATTATAATCAACAAATCGAATGGTTATATAATGATATTCAACAATTTAAAGATGAGTTTGATAGAACCTTTGAAGAACTCCGTGTCTTGATTGATCAGGGAGATGTAAAGGCTATTAGCGATGCTTATGGTAGGATGATTGCTGGAAGGCAAGTCGCTATTGATCAATCGCAGTATGAGTTGGGGCGACTGGTCAATCTTAAAGTATCCCCGATAAAGAGCATACTATCTGCTAAGATGATTGAGGCGCAAAGTCAAAATATAGAAGCTTTTTTAGAAATTCCTGATGTGATAACGGACATTTATATGGGGGCTCTTGATCTGGTTATTATTTTATCTGTCTTTTTAGACAATGCCATTGAAGCTGCAAGAGAAGCGAAGAGACCTCATGTTAGTGTTGCTTTTTTTGAGAGAGAAGACAGTCAGTTATTGATTGTAGAAAATAGCGTTACCAAAAATAGTGTTGATATCTCAAAAATATTTCATGCCGGATATTCAACAAAAGGACCAAATAGAGGGATTGGTTTATCAAATGTTCAACGTATTTTAGAAAATTATCCGCAAACCATGCTATCAACAAAAACAGGACAGCATAGTTTTACTCAAATCCTAGAAATGAGACAAGAATCATGA
- the cysE gene encoding serine O-acetyltransferase, with the protein MGWWRKSIDIVKELDPAARTSLEVVLTYPGIKALAAHRISHYLWQRGFKLIARMHSQFWRFWTNIEIHPGAEIAAGVFIDHGAGLVIGETAIVEEGVMLYHGVTLGGTGKDTGKRHPTVRRGALVSAHSQVIGPVEIGVNAKVGAGAVVVSDVPPDVTVVGVPAKVVRVHGKKDELVNHAVEEDRRSHYYASKLEEAKDRSHQSSHL; encoded by the coding sequence ATGGGCTGGTGGCGAAAATCGATTGATATTGTAAAAGAATTAGACCCGGCGGCTCGTACGTCTTTGGAAGTTGTCCTTACTTATCCAGGGATTAAGGCGCTGGCTGCGCACCGTATTTCTCATTATTTATGGCAACGTGGTTTTAAATTAATCGCGCGGATGCATAGTCAGTTTTGGCGTTTTTGGACCAATATTGAAATTCATCCGGGAGCAGAAATTGCAGCGGGTGTCTTCATCGACCACGGTGCGGGCTTGGTTATTGGAGAAACGGCCATTGTCGAAGAAGGAGTCATGCTCTATCATGGGGTGACCTTGGGTGGTACTGGTAAGGATACTGGTAAGCGTCACCCAACGGTACGTCGAGGTGCCTTGGTATCTGCTCATTCTCAGGTTATTGGCCCTGTTGAAATAGGTGTAAACGCCAAGGTTGGTGCTGGAGCGGTTGTCGTCTCAGATGTCCCACCAGATGTTACCGTTGTAGGTGTTCCTGCCAAGGTTGTCCGGGTTCATGGTAAGAAGGATGAACTGGTCAATCATGCGGTTGAAGAAGACCGAAGGAGTCATTACTATGCTTCTAAATTGGAAGAGGCAAAAGATAGGAGTCACCAATCGTCACATCTCTAA
- the cysS gene encoding cysteine--tRNA ligase produces MIKIYDTMTRSLRDFVPLQEGKVKMYVCGPTVYNYIHIGNARSTVAFDTIRRYFEYRGYEVNYISNFTDVDDKIIKAANEAGISTKELSDKFIAAFMEDTAKLGVKPATKNPRVINYMDQIIAFVETLVEKGFAYESQGDVYFRVEKSENYAKLANKTLADLEIGASGRTDEETARKENPVDFALWKSAKDGEVSWDSPWGYGRPGWHIECSVMATEILGDTIDIHGGGADLEFPHHTNEIAQSEAKTGRTFANYWMHNGFVNVDNEKMSKSLGNFVTVHDMLETVDGQVLRFFLATQQYRKPVNFTEKAIHDAEINLKYLKNAYQQPVQETVDSDDFDSFKSQFVAAMDDDFNTANGITVLFDLAKWINSGHYTAIIKEEFAAMLAVFGIVFQDQEEVLDTAIEALIEERQEARANKDFARADAIRDQLAEQGIKLLDTKDGVRWTRD; encoded by the coding sequence ATGATTAAAATTTATGATACGATGACTCGCAGTCTTCGTGACTTTGTACCTTTGCAAGAAGGTAAGGTCAAGATGTATGTCTGTGGTCCAACGGTTTATAACTATATCCATATCGGAAATGCCCGTTCAACGGTGGCTTTTGATACCATTCGTCGTTATTTTGAATACCGTGGTTATGAGGTTAACTATATCTCGAACTTTACGGATGTGGATGATAAAATCATCAAGGCTGCTAACGAAGCGGGGATTTCAACCAAAGAGCTTTCAGACAAGTTTATCGCTGCTTTCATGGAAGATACAGCTAAGTTGGGCGTCAAACCAGCCACTAAAAACCCTCGTGTCATTAACTATATGGATCAGATTATTGCCTTTGTGGAAACACTTGTGGAAAAAGGATTTGCCTACGAGTCACAAGGGGATGTCTACTTCCGTGTGGAAAAATCGGAGAACTATGCCAAATTAGCCAATAAAACCCTCGCTGATTTGGAAATTGGAGCTTCAGGTCGTACGGATGAGGAAACAGCTCGTAAGGAAAATCCTGTCGACTTTGCTCTCTGGAAATCTGCCAAAGATGGAGAGGTTTCGTGGGATAGTCCTTGGGGTTATGGCCGTCCAGGTTGGCATATCGAGTGCTCGGTGATGGCGACGGAAATCCTCGGTGATACCATTGATATCCACGGTGGTGGTGCTGACTTAGAATTCCCCCACCATACCAATGAGATTGCCCAGTCTGAAGCTAAAACAGGTCGTACTTTTGCCAACTACTGGATGCACAATGGTTTTGTCAATGTGGATAACGAAAAAATGTCCAAGTCACTAGGTAATTTTGTGACGGTCCATGATATGTTAGAAACAGTTGATGGTCAAGTTCTCCGTTTCTTCTTGGCAACTCAGCAGTATCGTAAGCCTGTCAACTTCACTGAAAAGGCCATTCATGATGCTGAAATCAATCTCAAGTATTTGAAAAATGCTTATCAACAACCCGTTCAAGAAACTGTGGATAGTGATGACTTTGATAGTTTCAAATCACAGTTTGTAGCGGCTATGGATGATGATTTCAACACGGCTAATGGGATTACAGTTCTTTTTGATTTAGCAAAATGGATTAATTCTGGTCATTATACTGCTATCATCAAGGAAGAATTTGCAGCTATGTTGGCAGTCTTTGGGATTGTTTTTCAAGATCAAGAAGAGGTACTTGATACGGCTATCGAAGCTTTGATCGAAGAACGCCAGGAAGCGCGTGCTAATAAAGACTTTGCACGAGCAGATGCTATTCGTGATCAGTTGGCTGAGCAAGGTATCAAACTGCTCGATACCAAAGATGGAGTGAGGTGGACACGTGACTGA
- the gltX gene encoding glutamate--tRNA ligase produces MSNDIRVRYAPSPTGLLHIGNARTALFNYLYARHHGGTFIIRIEDTDRKRHVEDGERSQLENLRWLGMDWDESPETHDNYRQSERLELYQKYIQQLLDEGKAYKSYVTEEELAAERERQEAAGETPRYINEFLGMSEDEKVAYIAEREAAGIIPTVRLAVNETAIYKWTDMVKGDIEFEGGNIGGDWVIQKKDGFPTYNFAVVVDDHDMQISHVIRGDDHIANTPKQLMVYEALGWEAPEFGHMTLIINSETGKKLSKRDTNTLQFIEDYRRKGYLPEAVFNFIALLGWNPGGEDEIFSRDELIKLFDENRLSKSPAAFDQKKLDWMSNDYIKNADFDKVFELCKPFLEEAGRLTDKAEKLVELYKPQMTAADEIVPLTDLFFSDFPELTDAEKEVMAGETVPTVLEAFKAKLEAMSDDDFQPENIFPQIKAVQKETGIKGKNLFMPIRIAVSGEMHGPELPNTIFLLGREKSIEHLNNMLQSL; encoded by the coding sequence ATGTCAAACGATATTCGTGTGCGTTACGCACCAAGTCCAACGGGTCTTTTACATATCGGTAATGCCCGTACCGCACTATTCAACTACCTCTACGCTCGTCACCATGGAGGAACTTTCATTATCCGTATTGAAGACACTGACCGTAAACGTCACGTTGAAGATGGTGAACGCAGTCAGCTTGAAAACTTACGTTGGTTAGGGATGGATTGGGATGAAAGTCCTGAAACACATGACAACTACCGTCAGTCTGAACGCTTAGAGCTTTACCAAAAGTATATTCAACAATTACTTGATGAAGGCAAAGCCTATAAATCATACGTGACAGAAGAAGAATTAGCTGCGGAACGTGAACGTCAAGAAGCAGCTGGTGAAACACCTCGTTACATCAACGAATTCTTGGGCATGTCTGAAGATGAAAAAGTGGCTTATATCGCAGAACGCGAAGCAGCAGGTATCATTCCAACGGTGCGCTTGGCAGTCAATGAGACAGCTATCTACAAATGGACAGATATGGTCAAAGGTGATATCGAGTTTGAAGGTGGCAACATCGGTGGTGACTGGGTTATCCAGAAAAAAGATGGCTTCCCAACTTACAATTTTGCTGTCGTTGTGGATGACCATGACATGCAGATTTCTCATGTCATTCGTGGAGATGACCACATCGCTAATACCCCTAAACAACTCATGGTTTATGAAGCCCTTGGTTGGGAAGCGCCAGAATTTGGTCATATGACCCTTATCATCAATTCTGAAACGGGTAAAAAACTCTCAAAACGTGATACCAATACCCTTCAATTTATCGAAGATTACCGTCGTAAAGGTTACTTACCAGAAGCTGTTTTTAACTTTATCGCTCTCCTTGGTTGGAACCCTGGTGGAGAAGATGAAATCTTCTCACGTGATGAGTTGATCAAGCTCTTTGATGAAAATCGTCTCAGCAAGTCTCCAGCTGCCTTCGATCAGAAGAAATTGGATTGGATGAGCAACGACTACATCAAGAATGCAGATTTTGACAAGGTCTTTGAACTTTGCAAACCATTCCTTGAAGAAGCTGGTCGTTTGACTGATAAGGCTGAAAAATTGGTGGAACTCTATAAACCACAAATGACAGCTGCTGATGAGATTGTCCCATTGACAGACTTATTCTTCTCAGACTTCCCAGAATTAACGGATGCTGAGAAAGAAGTCATGGCTGGTGAGACAGTTCCGACAGTCCTTGAAGCCTTCAAAGCGAAATTAGAAGCTATGTCAGACGACGATTTCCAACCAGAAAATATATTCCCGCAGATTAAGGCTGTTCAAAAAGAAACGGGCATTAAAGGGAAAAATCTCTTTATGCCGATTCGTATCGCCGTTTCCGGTGAAATGCATGGTCCAGAATTGCCAAACACCATTTTCCTACTGGGACGTGAAAAATCAATTGAACATCTTAATAATATGTTACAAAGTCTTTAA
- a CDS encoding beta-class carbonic anhydrase gives MSYFNNFMLANQAYVALHGEEHLPIRPKTKVAIVTCMDSRLHVAQALGLALGDAHILRNAGGRVTDDMIRSLVISQQQLGTREIVVLHHTDCGAQTFTNPEFHEQLQHDLGVDVSDKDFLPFADIEESVREDMQLLKDSPLIPEDVIINGAVYDVDTGRMTEVK, from the coding sequence ATGTCTTATTTCAATAATTTTATGCTAGCTAATCAAGCCTATGTTGCCTTACACGGGGAAGAGCACCTACCGATTAGGCCTAAGACGAAGGTTGCTATTGTTACTTGTATGGATTCTCGCCTTCATGTCGCGCAAGCTTTAGGTTTGGCACTTGGAGATGCACATATTCTCCGTAATGCAGGTGGACGTGTGACGGATGATATGATTCGCTCTCTTGTTATTTCTCAGCAGCAGCTTGGAACAAGAGAAATCGTAGTGCTCCACCATACTGATTGTGGTGCGCAGACTTTTACCAATCCAGAATTTCATGAGCAGTTGCAGCACGATTTGGGGGTTGATGTATCAGATAAAGATTTTTTGCCCTTTGCAGATATTGAAGAAAGTGTCCGTGAGGATATGCAACTGTTAAAAGATTCTCCTCTAATCCCAGAAGACGTTATTATCAACGGTGCTGTCTATGATGTGGATACTGGTCGAATGACAGAGGTAAAATGA
- a CDS encoding response regulator transcription factor: MNIFILEDNLYQKERLLATIKDILKEENLACRHLEAYSKASNLLDNIKERGSHQLFFFDIEIKDEARKGLEVASELRQVDPNAVIVFVTTHSEFAPISFKYKVAAYDFIDKALDPEDFKEQVRDCILYTSSLSGGIQSEVSYFDYKSSKAQIKVPLHDILYFETSQTAHKLILRTKTERLEFYAKISDVEQMSDKFYQCHRSFLINLDNISRVDKSSQLVYFDNGETCLVSRLKMKTLLTKWENNIS, from the coding sequence ATGAACATCTTTATTTTAGAAGATAACCTTTACCAAAAAGAGCGTTTGTTAGCAACGATCAAAGATATCTTAAAAGAAGAAAATCTTGCCTGTCGCCATTTAGAAGCCTATAGCAAGGCTTCAAATTTACTTGACAATATTAAAGAAAGAGGGAGTCACCAGTTATTTTTCTTTGATATTGAAATTAAGGATGAAGCAAGAAAAGGGCTGGAAGTAGCTTCTGAATTGAGGCAAGTAGATCCTAATGCTGTTATTGTGTTTGTCACAACGCATTCAGAATTTGCGCCAATCAGTTTTAAATATAAAGTAGCTGCCTATGACTTTATTGATAAGGCGCTGGATCCTGAAGATTTTAAAGAGCAGGTGCGTGATTGTATTCTTTATACATCAAGTCTTTCAGGAGGCATTCAAAGTGAAGTATCTTACTTTGATTATAAATCCTCTAAAGCTCAAATTAAGGTTCCTTTACATGATATTCTTTATTTTGAAACCTCTCAAACAGCCCATAAACTTATCTTGAGAACTAAGACAGAGCGTCTAGAATTTTATGCTAAGATCTCCGATGTTGAACAAATGAGCGACAAGTTTTACCAGTGTCACCGTTCATTTTTGATTAATCTAGATAATATCAGTCGTGTTGATAAATCCTCTCAACTGGTTTATTTTGATAATGGAGAAACCTGCTTAGTCTCTCGATTGAAAATGAAAACTTTACTCACAAAATGGGAAAATAACATTTCGTGA
- a CDS encoding SseB family protein — MERFNIELGLALRQFIAEPDNFLRSIALVNSMHMYPVLASSEPYAIAIDGQKLTPVFTSTEDLEVFCHEHPSASGQDWIERSALDVLEEAILHQLTGLIFNVKRSGDFSNSTIFQSSEMIQFVNTFTQLINDIMSDENQAADLLEKVYLVPVFIYPKEDGSHERRFPTLANELEQSFVPVFSSLPHFADWYNNEEFGLPFREMGGSVFVWKLEEILQKDRQEAGDTLGVVVNPLAEQQAIVEWAGINQ, encoded by the coding sequence ATGGAAAGATTTAACATTGAGTTGGGTCTAGCCCTTCGTCAATTCATCGCAGAACCGGATAATTTTCTGCGAAGCATTGCTCTGGTCAATAGTATGCATATGTATCCTGTCCTTGCCAGTTCAGAACCCTATGCGATTGCCATTGATGGGCAAAAATTAACACCAGTATTTACTAGTACAGAAGATCTTGAAGTCTTCTGTCATGAGCATCCATCAGCATCAGGGCAAGACTGGATTGAACGCTCTGCCCTAGATGTGCTTGAAGAAGCTATTTTGCATCAGTTGACAGGTTTGATTTTTAATGTCAAACGTTCAGGAGATTTCAGTAATTCAACCATTTTTCAATCGAGTGAAATGATTCAGTTTGTTAATACCTTTACACAACTAATCAATGACATCATGAGTGATGAAAATCAAGCCGCTGACTTGTTAGAGAAAGTTTATTTGGTGCCAGTTTTTATCTATCCAAAAGAGGATGGCAGCCATGAGCGTCGTTTCCCAACCCTAGCAAACGAGTTGGAGCAGAGCTTTGTTCCTGTCTTTTCAAGTTTGCCACATTTTGCAGACTGGTATAACAACGAGGAGTTTGGCTTGCCTTTTAGAGAAATGGGAGGGTCAGTTTTCGTTTGGAAACTAGAAGAGATTCTTCAGAAAGATCGTCAAGAAGCTGGCGATACTTTAGGTGTTGTGGTCAATCCTTTGGCAGAACAACAGGCCATTGTTGAGTGGGCAGGAATCAATCAATAA
- a CDS encoding Mini-ribonuclease 3 encodes MTDKSQVDVNLINGIALAFEGDAVYSYYIRRHLIFTGQTKPNQLHRLATKYVSARAQASLITAMLEAQLLTEKEEDIYRRGRNTNSHTKAKNADVVTYRMSTGFEAVMGYLDMTGQTERLEKLVAWCIDWVEQEAK; translated from the coding sequence GTGACTGATAAGAGTCAAGTAGATGTGAATCTCATCAATGGTATTGCTCTTGCTTTTGAAGGGGATGCGGTTTACTCCTATTATATTCGTCGCCATCTGATTTTTACAGGTCAGACTAAGCCTAATCAGCTGCACCGCTTAGCTACTAAATATGTGTCAGCTAGGGCACAGGCAAGCCTTATCACAGCTATGTTAGAAGCGCAGCTTTTGACCGAAAAAGAGGAAGATATTTATCGTCGGGGGCGCAACACCAACAGTCACACCAAGGCAAAAAATGCGGATGTTGTGACTTATCGCATGTCGACTGGTTTTGAGGCTGTTATGGGGTATTTGGATATGACTGGTCAAACGGAGCGCCTAGAAAAGCTAGTCGCCTGGTGTATTGATTGGGTAGAACAAGAAGCTAAATAA
- a CDS encoding M15 family metallopeptidase, with the protein MRSKLGKQSLVILGFAFLVLVGVLFWYRSQGVSHRSAGKTVIKPTKQVSEKNHTSKERSQSSDLPKVSPNDWGLILVNREHLTPELNPELEAVDNITVDKRIAENVRDFLKAAQEVDPAFHLISGYRSVAYQKELFQSYIDQEKAANPSLSEEEAEKLVKTYSQPGGASEHQTGLAIDLSTVDALNQADKSTMSEIHQMAPDYGFVLRFPDGKTDFTGVGYEDWHFRYVGKASARYMTDHGLTLEEYTEQLEERE; encoded by the coding sequence ATGAGAAGTAAGTTAGGAAAACAGTCCCTGGTCATTTTGGGATTTGCTTTTTTGGTCTTGGTAGGAGTCTTATTTTGGTACAGAAGTCAAGGGGTATCCCATCGATCAGCTGGAAAAACAGTCATCAAACCTACTAAGCAAGTTTCTGAAAAAAATCATACTTCAAAGGAAAGATCACAATCATCTGATTTACCCAAGGTATCACCGAATGATTGGGGTTTAATCTTGGTTAACCGTGAACACCTGACGCCAGAGCTAAACCCCGAGTTGGAGGCAGTCGATAATATCACAGTGGATAAACGGATTGCTGAAAATGTTAGGGATTTTCTAAAGGCTGCTCAAGAAGTTGACCCGGCTTTCCATTTGATTTCTGGTTACCGAAGTGTAGCCTATCAGAAAGAATTATTCCAATCCTACATAGACCAAGAAAAGGCTGCTAATCCTAGTTTGAGTGAAGAAGAAGCTGAGAAATTAGTCAAAACCTACTCTCAACCGGGTGGAGCCAGTGAACATCAAACTGGATTGGCTATTGATCTAAGTACTGTGGATGCTTTAAATCAGGCAGATAAATCTACTATGTCAGAAATTCATCAAATGGCACCTGACTATGGTTTTGTACTTCGCTTTCCTGATGGAAAGACGGATTTCACAGGAGTAGGTTATGAAGATTGGCATTTTAGATATGTTGGTAAAGCGTCAGCGCGTTATATGACCGATCATGGTTTAACTTTAGAAGAATATACTGAGCAGTTG
- a CDS encoding TIGR00266 family protein: MTDQRMAYHIDSNMQFPLVEIALEAGESVYLQQGSMVYHTPGVQLNTRLNGRGEGLGRMLGALGRSMTSGESFFITQAISTENDGRLALAPSMPGQVIALDLGQKQYRLNDGAFLALDGSAQYRMERQSVGRAFFGGQGGLFVMTTEGQGTLLANTFGSVKKLELHGDSITIDNAHVVAWSDSLDYDIHLENGFLQSIGTGEGVVNTFRGYGEIYVQSLNIETFSKVIGGHLITGGKGNGGKIDSVLDLF, translated from the coding sequence ATGACAGATCAACGAATGGCTTATCATATTGATAGTAACATGCAGTTTCCTCTGGTGGAAATTGCTCTAGAGGCTGGCGAATCAGTCTATTTGCAACAGGGTAGTATGGTTTACCATACACCGGGTGTTCAGTTAAATACTCGTCTGAATGGACGGGGAGAAGGCCTTGGAAGAATGTTGGGAGCTCTTGGTCGATCCATGACTTCTGGCGAATCTTTTTTCATTACCCAAGCCATTTCGACAGAAAATGATGGTAGGTTGGCCTTGGCTCCTTCCATGCCTGGACAAGTGATTGCTTTGGATTTAGGTCAAAAGCAATATCGCCTTAATGATGGTGCTTTTTTGGCTTTGGATGGCTCCGCACAATACCGTATGGAGCGACAATCAGTCGGTCGTGCCTTCTTTGGTGGACAAGGTGGTCTTTTTGTCATGACGACAGAAGGTCAGGGAACACTCCTAGCAAATACTTTTGGTTCCGTTAAAAAGTTGGAGCTTCATGGTGATAGCATTACTATTGACAATGCTCATGTTGTTGCCTGGAGTGATAGTCTGGATTATGATATTCATTTGGAAAATGGCTTTTTACAATCGATTGGTACGGGTGAGGGTGTCGTTAATACTTTCAGAGGCTATGGGGAGATTTACGTCCAAAGTCTGAATATTGAAACCTTCTCCAAAGTTATTGGAGGGCATCTCATTACTGGTGGCAAGGGAAATGGTGGCAAAATAGATAGTGTTTTGGATTTGTTTTAA